From one Plantibacter flavus genomic stretch:
- a CDS encoding purine-cytosine permease family protein — protein sequence MARMAHADDFALSRVRPDAQKPWFGIAVQRFGQVSALSQFLLGATLGYSMTFGEAFLALLLGSIILEVIMCIVGIIGQKEGLNTALLARWTGFGEVGASLVGLAIGISLIGWFGIQSAISAESLDALLPGFMPVWAWSLIFGLAVTAIVAYGFKGMQWLANITVPLFLILVGWSIISELTQHDFMELVTGPAPGPTMSVWAGTGIVAGGLIVGAIITADMTRFNRSRADVIKQTVVGVSLGEFVIGLSGVLLAHAAASGNVVAIVTSSVGLIGLIIVITGTLKINDWNLYSSTLGLVNFISTAFGKNLNRVTTTIVLGVVGSILAAVGILGQFSGFLIILGVAFPPIAGIMVAEYFIVKRWRGELDETRASGRLPTTAPRIVPATIIIWAVSAITGYFVTWGIPAVLSLILSMVLYIAAGKLGLVRGVGVAHTSQIEADVTTDSPATASS from the coding sequence ATGGCTCGCATGGCACACGCAGACGACTTCGCCCTGTCCCGCGTCCGTCCCGACGCACAGAAGCCCTGGTTCGGCATCGCCGTCCAGCGCTTCGGACAGGTGTCGGCCCTGTCCCAGTTCCTCCTCGGCGCCACCCTCGGCTACAGCATGACCTTCGGTGAGGCGTTCCTCGCCCTGCTCCTCGGCTCGATCATCCTCGAGGTGATCATGTGCATCGTCGGCATCATCGGCCAGAAGGAGGGCCTCAACACCGCCCTCCTCGCCCGCTGGACCGGCTTCGGAGAGGTCGGGGCCTCCCTCGTCGGACTCGCGATCGGCATCAGCCTCATCGGCTGGTTCGGCATCCAGAGCGCGATCTCCGCCGAATCGCTCGACGCCCTTCTCCCCGGCTTCATGCCGGTCTGGGCCTGGAGCCTCATCTTCGGCCTCGCCGTCACCGCCATCGTCGCCTACGGGTTCAAGGGCATGCAGTGGCTCGCGAACATCACCGTCCCGCTGTTCCTCATCCTCGTCGGCTGGTCGATCATCAGCGAACTCACCCAGCACGACTTCATGGAACTCGTCACCGGCCCGGCACCCGGCCCCACCATGAGCGTCTGGGCCGGCACCGGCATCGTCGCGGGCGGCCTCATCGTCGGCGCCATCATCACCGCCGACATGACCCGCTTCAACCGGTCCCGCGCCGACGTCATCAAGCAGACCGTCGTCGGCGTCTCGCTCGGTGAGTTCGTCATCGGCCTCTCGGGCGTCCTGCTCGCCCACGCCGCCGCCTCTGGCAACGTCGTCGCGATCGTGACGTCCTCGGTCGGCCTCATCGGCCTCATCATCGTCATCACCGGGACGCTCAAGATCAACGACTGGAACCTGTACTCGTCGACGCTCGGCCTGGTCAACTTCATCTCGACCGCGTTCGGCAAGAACCTCAACCGCGTGACCACCACCATCGTGCTCGGTGTGGTCGGCTCCATCCTCGCGGCGGTCGGCATCCTCGGGCAGTTCTCCGGCTTCCTCATCATCCTCGGCGTCGCCTTCCCGCCCATCGCCGGCATCATGGTCGCCGAGTACTTCATCGTGAAGCGCTGGCGCGGCGAGCTCGACGAGACGCGCGCCTCGGGCCGCCTCCCCACGACCGCCCCGCGCATCGTCCCGGCGACCATCATCATCTGGGCCGTGTCCGCGATCACCGGCTACTTCGTCACCTGGGGCATCCCCGCCGTCCTGTCGCTCATCCTCTCGATGGTGCTGTACATCGCCGCCGGCAAGCTCGGCCTGGTCCGAGGTGTCGGCGTCGCCCACACCTCGCAGATCGAGGCGGATGTGACGACGGACAGCCCCGCCACCGCCTCGAGCTGA
- a CDS encoding alpha/beta hydrolase yields the protein MRLHVEEHGHGPVRIALIHGFLADGAAWTDVVAASDPERYTFLLVDLRGHGSSPRADRTRGERYDIASLAADLVETLPTGLDAIVGHSLGGRLVIDIVGPLRPAHAIYLDPGFGLKLPGRGLGARLFWSIPGLPRLLAWLYDRTDPATGPANVALAEAAHAAWDRSMVAEVLQDVAASPVTPAAPTVPSTLVLSDDAKLVLPSSHVPRYEQLGWTVTRFPGIRHDMAALDGARTFEVIQASL from the coding sequence ATGCGACTGCACGTCGAGGAACACGGTCACGGACCGGTCCGGATCGCCCTCATCCACGGGTTCCTGGCCGACGGGGCCGCCTGGACCGACGTCGTCGCAGCGTCCGACCCGGAGCGGTACACGTTCCTGCTCGTCGACCTGCGCGGTCACGGCTCCAGCCCACGCGCCGATCGCACCCGGGGTGAGCGGTACGACATCGCCTCGCTGGCGGCCGACCTCGTCGAGACGTTGCCGACCGGCCTCGACGCGATCGTCGGCCATTCCCTCGGCGGGCGGCTCGTCATCGACATCGTCGGCCCCCTCCGCCCGGCGCACGCGATCTATCTCGATCCCGGGTTCGGCCTGAAACTGCCGGGCCGAGGCCTCGGCGCACGACTGTTCTGGAGCATCCCCGGGCTGCCGCGGCTCTTGGCCTGGCTGTACGACCGCACGGATCCCGCGACGGGTCCCGCGAACGTCGCGCTCGCCGAGGCCGCCCATGCCGCGTGGGACCGCTCGATGGTCGCGGAGGTGCTGCAGGACGTCGCAGCGAGTCCGGTGACCCCGGCGGCGCCGACCGTCCCCTCGACGCTGGTGTTGTCGGACGACGCGAAGCTCGTCCTTCCGAGCAGCCACGTCCCTCGCTACGAACAGCTGGGCTGGACCGTCACGCGGTTCCCGGGGATCCGCCACGACATGGCGGCGCTCGACGGGGCACGGACCTTCGAGGTGATCCAGGCCTCGCTCTGA